The following are encoded in a window of Lacinutrix sp. WUR7 genomic DNA:
- a CDS encoding dihydroorotase family protein has product MNILIKSATIIDSKSEFHNTVQDILIEKSVISKIAENIKNTNNYKEINLENLHISQGWFDSSVCYGEPGFEDRETIIHGLQTAALSGFTTVAMNANTEPVLDSSSNIAFVKSKAKNHAVTLLPIGALTKDSKGEHLAEMYDMKNAGACAFQDFKKPIENANMLKIALQYASNFNGLVYSYPQDNSISRNGVVNENITSTTLGLKGNPNLAEALQVARDLFLLEYTNGKLHIPTISTAESVELIREAKKKKLDVSCSVAIHNLFFTDDVLTTFDTNFKVQPPLRIQKDVDALIEGVKDGTIDLVTSDHNPLNIELKNIEFDYADYGTIGLESAFSALNTLFSVKKTVSILTKGKERFGQESTTISEGNKINASLFNPNGKFTFDTSNIHSKSKNSIFLNTPLKGSVYGIIANNKMILK; this is encoded by the coding sequence ATGAACATACTCATAAAATCTGCTACAATTATAGACTCTAAAAGTGAGTTTCATAATACGGTTCAAGATATTTTAATAGAAAAAAGTGTGATTAGCAAAATTGCTGAGAACATTAAAAACACCAATAATTATAAAGAAATTAATCTGGAAAACCTGCATATATCGCAAGGTTGGTTTGATAGTAGTGTTTGTTATGGCGAACCAGGTTTTGAAGATAGAGAAACCATAATTCATGGTTTACAAACGGCAGCACTTTCTGGTTTTACAACGGTTGCTATGAACGCAAATACAGAACCCGTTTTAGACTCTAGTTCTAACATTGCTTTTGTAAAAAGTAAAGCCAAAAATCACGCAGTAACATTATTACCAATTGGCGCTTTAACCAAAGACAGCAAAGGAGAGCATCTTGCAGAAATGTACGATATGAAAAACGCTGGAGCCTGCGCTTTTCAAGATTTTAAAAAACCAATCGAAAATGCCAACATGCTTAAAATTGCATTGCAATATGCTAGCAATTTTAATGGTTTGGTATACTCCTATCCGCAAGATAATTCGATTAGCAGAAATGGCGTAGTAAATGAAAATATTACAAGTACGACTTTAGGCTTAAAAGGAAATCCGAATCTTGCCGAAGCACTTCAAGTTGCTAGAGATTTATTTTTACTAGAATATACCAACGGAAAATTACATATTCCAACGATTTCTACAGCAGAATCGGTTGAACTTATTCGTGAAGCGAAAAAGAAAAAATTAGACGTAAGTTGCAGTGTTGCTATTCATAACTTATTTTTTACAGACGATGTACTAACTACTTTTGATACAAACTTTAAAGTGCAACCTCCTTTACGAATTCAGAAAGATGTAGATGCTTTAATAGAAGGTGTAAAAGACGGTACGATAGATTTGGTTACCAGTGATCATAATCCGTTAAACATTGAACTTAAAAATATTGAGTTCGATTATGCCGACTACGGAACTATTGGCTTAGAGAGTGCTTTCAGTGCATTAAACACACTATTCTCTGTAAAGAAAACGGTAAGTATTTTAACGAAAGGAAAAGAACGCTTCGGACAAGAAAGCACAACAATTTCGGAAGGGAATAAAATAAACGCAAGTTTATTTAATCCCAATGGTAAATTTACTTTCGATACATCCAACATACATTCAAAATCTAAAAACAGTATATTTTTAAACACGCCATTAAAAGGAAGTGTTTATGGTATAATTGCAAACAATAAAATGATTCTTAAATAA
- a CDS encoding carboxypeptidase-like regulatory domain-containing protein, producing MFIQTVFGQTNNKISIQLENNTLREAIKKIETKTSFKFYFQEDWFSNATLNKNYKDATVNFILTDLLKETTLNFFIQNNSVILTNNTVINNSIVNNIFKQDSVKLNSNNTIQFYNKNEDANKKIVIIGKQTKNNKAFYIISGIAKNENNNEPIQNLVISIKDKNINTTTNSKGFYTVEIPAGFNTIETKLFGFEGTLNDIMVYNNGSLNLNIPEVAETLDEVIIDAKKDANIKEAVVGVTTIDVVGLKTIPVVLGERDVLKIATTLPGIKSAGEGSSGFNVRGGRTDQNLILLDDAVIYSPSHFLGFFTALNPFTTGSVNIFKGSIPAEFGGRLSSVFDIKTKDGNIQKFSGEGSIGPVTANLALEVPIVKEKSSLVTGFRSTYSDWILKAIDEDDLKNSEASFYDFIVKYKHKINKNNDIQTSVYYSKDKFSITSDSLFKYSNLAASIKWNHTYNDKHKSEVILVNSQYKFDIGFEGDSNLNFDYGYKINESQFKLNMKYLHSKKHKFDYGLSTKLYNINPGEINPNGEKSDVIALTIDKERALESALYISDKFEVNDKLLVDLGIRYSFYAALGASTQNVYTSGGPRDESTIVETRDYGKNKFIETYGGPEFRISLRYFLSPSLSIKGSYNNTIQYIHLLSNNTTESPTDTWKLSDLNISPQRANQFAIGLYKNIIDSDLEISLEGYYKKMNDILDYKIGANLSLNENIEQELLQGEGKAYGVELLIKKKKGKLNGWLSYSYSRSLIKLDSPIDQERVNNGKYFSANFDKPHDFSLIANYKLTHRFSFSANVTYQTGRPVTFPIAKYTFAGEEQVVYSDRNKFRIPDYYRLDLGLNIEGNHKIKKLAHSFWNISVYNVLGRNNPYSVFFVNENGKIQAYKTSVFAVPIPTITYNFKF from the coding sequence TTGTTTATACAAACAGTATTTGGACAAACTAATAATAAAATTTCAATCCAATTAGAAAACAATACACTCAGAGAAGCTATTAAAAAAATAGAAACCAAAACTAGCTTTAAGTTCTATTTTCAAGAAGATTGGTTTTCTAATGCAACTTTAAATAAAAATTATAAAGATGCCACAGTAAATTTCATTCTAACTGATTTATTGAAAGAAACAACACTCAATTTTTTTATTCAAAATAACAGCGTGATTCTTACAAATAATACTGTAATTAATAATAGCATAGTTAATAACATTTTCAAACAAGACAGTGTAAAATTAAATTCAAATAATACCATCCAGTTTTATAATAAAAATGAAGACGCTAATAAAAAAATAGTCATTATTGGAAAGCAAACAAAGAACAATAAAGCTTTTTATATAATTTCTGGAATTGCAAAAAATGAAAACAACAATGAGCCTATACAGAATTTAGTAATAAGTATTAAAGATAAAAATATTAATACAACAACTAATAGTAAAGGATTTTACACTGTAGAAATTCCCGCAGGATTTAATACAATAGAAACAAAGTTATTTGGTTTTGAAGGAACTTTAAATGATATTATGGTCTATAACAATGGTAGTTTAAACTTAAATATTCCAGAAGTAGCAGAAACTTTAGATGAAGTAATTATTGATGCTAAAAAAGATGCAAATATTAAAGAAGCTGTTGTAGGGGTTACAACAATTGATGTTGTTGGATTAAAAACAATTCCTGTTGTATTAGGCGAACGTGATGTTTTAAAAATAGCAACAACATTACCAGGTATTAAATCTGCAGGCGAAGGATCCTCAGGGTTTAATGTTAGAGGTGGTCGTACAGATCAAAATTTAATTTTATTAGACGATGCTGTAATATATAGTCCATCGCACTTTTTAGGTTTCTTTACTGCTTTAAACCCTTTTACAACGGGCAGTGTCAATATTTTCAAAGGAAGTATCCCCGCAGAATTTGGAGGTAGATTGTCTTCTGTTTTTGATATTAAAACAAAAGACGGAAATATTCAAAAATTTTCGGGTGAAGGTTCTATTGGCCCAGTAACTGCAAACTTAGCATTAGAAGTTCCAATAGTAAAAGAAAAATCTTCTTTAGTCACTGGGTTTCGTTCTACTTATTCTGATTGGATTTTAAAAGCCATAGACGAAGACGATTTAAAAAATAGCGAAGCTTCTTTTTATGATTTTATTGTAAAGTATAAACATAAAATTAATAAGAATAATGATATTCAAACTTCTGTATACTATAGTAAAGACAAATTTAGTATTACTTCAGATTCCTTATTCAAATACAGTAACCTTGCAGCATCTATAAAGTGGAATCATACATATAATGACAAACATAAAAGTGAAGTTATACTAGTAAATAGTCAGTATAAATTTGATATTGGTTTTGAAGGAGATTCTAACTTAAACTTTGATTATGGTTACAAAATCAATGAGTCTCAGTTTAAGTTAAATATGAAATATTTACACAGTAAAAAACATAAGTTTGATTATGGTTTAAGCACAAAACTTTATAATATAAATCCAGGAGAAATAAACCCAAATGGTGAAAAATCAGATGTAATAGCATTAACTATAGACAAAGAAAGAGCATTAGAATCTGCTTTATATATTTCAGATAAGTTTGAAGTTAATGACAAGCTTTTAGTAGATTTAGGAATACGTTATTCCTTTTATGCAGCATTAGGTGCATCTACTCAAAACGTATATACAAGTGGTGGTCCAAGAGATGAATCAACTATTGTAGAAACTAGAGATTATGGTAAAAATAAGTTTATAGAAACTTATGGTGGACCAGAATTTAGAATATCTTTAAGGTACTTCCTATCTCCTAGCCTTTCTATAAAAGGAAGTTATAATAATACTATACAGTACATACATCTATTATCCAATAATACTACAGAATCACCAACAGATACTTGGAAACTTTCCGATTTAAACATAAGTCCACAACGTGCAAATCAATTTGCAATAGGATTATATAAAAACATAATAGATAGTGACTTAGAGATAAGCTTAGAGGGTTATTATAAAAAAATGAATGACATATTAGACTATAAAATTGGAGCAAACTTAAGTCTAAATGAAAATATTGAACAAGAATTATTACAAGGAGAAGGCAAAGCTTATGGTGTAGAACTTTTAATAAAAAAGAAAAAAGGAAAACTTAATGGATGGTTATCTTATAGTTATTCTAGATCTTTAATAAAATTGGATAGTCCAATAGATCAAGAACGTGTAAATAATGGTAAATACTTTTCTGCCAACTTTGATAAACCGCATGATTTTTCACTTATAGCAAATTATAAATTAACACATCGTTTTAGTTTTTCAGCAAACGTTACCTATCAAACCGGAAGACCAGTAACTTTTCCTATTGCCAAATACACTTTTGCTGGAGAGGAACAAGTAGTATATAGTGATAGAAACAAATTTAGAATACCTGATTATTACAGATTAGATTTGGGGTTAAATATAGAGGGAAACCATAAAATTAAAAAATTAGCACACAGTTTCTGGAATATTTCTGTGTATAATGTATTAGGTAGAAACAATCCATATTCTGTGTTTTTTGTTAATGAAAACGGTAAAATTCAAGCCTATAAAACGTCTGTTTTTGCAGTACCAATTCCTACAATAACATATAACTTTAAGTTTTAA
- a CDS encoding glycosyltransferase family 2 protein: protein MQNPLISIITPFKNTEVFLSDCIHSITQQSYTNWELIIVDDGSTDASYTLVSNFAKAEPRIKLLKNDGVGIIDALQLAFKNSTGSYITRMDSDDIMHPDKLQILLTSLLENGKQHVAVGLVQYFSDEGISNGYARYERWLNDLTITGSNYSEIYKECVIPSPCWMLHRDDFITADAFNPNRYPEDYDLTFRFYKHNFKCIPCNQVLHQWRDYSTRTSRTHEHYAQNYFLDIKLHYFLALNYDPERPITIWGAGTKGKNIAKALIEKEIPFYWICDNKKKIGKHIYNQELHNFDYLKQIKNPQCIVTVANTEAQQEITTYFDTHKMKPMTDYFFFC, encoded by the coding sequence ATGCAAAACCCACTTATTAGTATTATTACTCCTTTTAAAAACACCGAAGTTTTTTTGTCGGATTGTATACACTCTATTACACAACAAAGCTATACCAATTGGGAACTTATTATTGTAGACGATGGATCTACAGATGCTAGTTATACCTTAGTTTCTAATTTTGCGAAAGCAGAACCTAGAATAAAACTGTTAAAAAATGATGGCGTAGGAATTATAGATGCATTACAACTTGCTTTTAAAAATAGTACAGGATCTTATATCACTAGAATGGATAGTGATGATATTATGCATCCCGATAAATTGCAAATCCTACTTACTAGTTTGCTAGAAAATGGCAAACAGCATGTTGCGGTTGGTTTGGTACAGTATTTTAGTGACGAAGGCATTAGCAATGGTTATGCACGATATGAAAGGTGGCTGAATGATTTAACTATTACAGGAAGTAATTATTCTGAAATTTATAAGGAATGCGTAATCCCCTCTCCTTGTTGGATGTTGCATCGGGATGATTTTATTACAGCAGATGCTTTTAATCCCAACCGTTATCCCGAAGATTATGATTTAACCTTTCGATTTTACAAGCATAATTTTAAATGTATTCCTTGCAATCAAGTATTACATCAATGGCGAGATTATAGCACCAGAACTTCTAGAACGCATGAACATTATGCACAAAATTATTTTCTAGATATCAAATTGCATTATTTTTTAGCGTTAAATTATGATCCTGAAAGACCAATAACTATTTGGGGAGCAGGAACGAAAGGAAAGAATATTGCCAAAGCTTTAATTGAAAAAGAAATTCCTTTTTATTGGATTTGCGACAATAAGAAGAAAATTGGTAAACATATATATAATCAAGAATTACATAATTTTGATTATTTAAAACAAATTAAAAATCCGCAATGTATTGTAACCGTTGCTAACACCGAAGCACAGCAGGAAATAACAACCTATTTTGATACACATAAAATGAAACCAATGACCGATTATTTTTTCTTTTGTTAA
- a CDS encoding DUF6799 domain-containing protein: MKNIFLLLILIFFATGSLCAQDKNEIEDANFCVAVDGKVFKHQNGEVVLLEKIIKLNNGTIVYPNGGYRLKNEDKFYLKEGECIGFSGKIYESQDKLNVVLYRKLQRRRE, translated from the coding sequence ATGAAAAATATTTTTTTGTTATTAATTCTCATATTTTTTGCAACAGGAAGTCTTTGTGCTCAAGATAAAAACGAAATTGAAGATGCTAATTTTTGTGTTGCGGTAGACGGAAAAGTTTTTAAACACCAGAATGGAGAAGTCGTTTTGCTAGAGAAAATAATAAAGTTAAATAACGGAACTATAGTGTATCCTAATGGAGGTTATAGACTAAAAAATGAAGATAAATTCTATTTAAAGGAAGGTGAATGTATTGGCTTTAGCGGTAAAATTTATGAAAGCCAAGACAAGTTAAATGTCGTTTTATATAGAAAACTCCAAAGACGTAGAGAGTAG
- a CDS encoding TIGR02757 family protein, whose product MKKLNQKDLKEFLDAKVVAYNNVKFIDSDPIQIPHTFSKKEDIEISGFLTATIAWGNRKSIINNAKRMMQMLDHAPYDFILNHQESDLEALETFVHRTFNGLDFITFIKALQHIYVEHEGLEAVFANHVENDSLQKAIHNFKHTFFEIEHLQRTQKHVSDPLKNSAAKRINMYLRWMVRNDNAGVDFGIWQSLSPSLLSCPLDVHSGNVARKLGILTRKQNDGKALLELDTALRKLDAKDPVKYDFALFGLGVFEGF is encoded by the coding sequence GTGAAAAAACTAAACCAAAAAGACCTCAAAGAATTTCTAGATGCGAAAGTCGTAGCATACAATAATGTAAAATTTATTGATAGCGATCCTATTCAAATTCCGCATACCTTTTCTAAAAAGGAAGACATAGAAATTTCAGGATTTCTAACGGCAACGATAGCTTGGGGAAATAGAAAAAGCATTATTAACAATGCCAAACGCATGATGCAAATGCTAGATCACGCGCCATACGATTTTATTCTAAACCATCAAGAAAGCGACTTAGAAGCCTTAGAAACTTTTGTACATAGAACGTTTAACGGCTTAGATTTCATAACATTTATAAAGGCTTTACAGCATATTTATGTAGAGCATGAAGGTTTAGAAGCCGTATTTGCTAATCATGTAGAAAACGATTCGTTACAGAAGGCTATTCACAACTTTAAGCATACCTTTTTTGAAATTGAGCATTTACAAAGAACTCAAAAACATGTAAGTGATCCGCTTAAAAATTCGGCAGCTAAACGTATTAATATGTATTTACGTTGGATGGTAAGAAACGATAATGCTGGAGTCGATTTTGGCATTTGGCAAAGCCTCTCTCCTAGTCTGTTATCTTGTCCGTTAGATGTACATTCTGGAAACGTAGCGCGAAAATTAGGAATTCTTACGCGCAAACAAAACGACGGAAAAGCATTGTTAGAACTAGATACCGCCTTGCGTAAACTAGACGCTAAGGATCCAGTGAAATACGATTTTGCTTTATTCGGACTTGGAGTTTTTGAGGGGTTTTAA
- a CDS encoding BatA domain-containing protein: protein MQFKHPEILYALFALLIPIIVHLFQLRKFQIEKFTNVAFLKQVNLQTRKSAIIKKWLTLLTRLLLLAAAIIAFAQPYTSKTNRLTTKTETVIYLDNSFSLQAKGTQGQLLKRAIQDIITEVPEDENISIITNNQTFKNTTLKAIKNDLLQLEYAPNQLSYDAILLKSKTLFNKYTNSIKNLILISDFQEKEKSFQPKTDSLIQIHAVALKPVNINNVSVDSVYISKTTATNLDISVRLKNTGIAIENLPVSLLNDGKLIAKTAVALQGEAITSFTIPANENINGEITIEDTQLQFDNSLFFNINKASKINVLSIDNANDAFLKRIFTKSEFNYTSTKQNQLNYSVFDKQNLIVLNELKEIPNALSTALTAFTDNGGFLIVIPNEEITLSSYNNLLLQAGLAFNTKKASEKKITTINYSHPLYTNVFDKRVANFQYPKVNSYYTFQTKNASKVLQFEDAKSFLANHKNVFVFASALNAKNSNFINSPLIVPTFYNIAKRSLQIPDLYYTIGKENKYDIAITLQQDAILSLVKENVNMIPQQHYFNNKVSIITNETPNEAGIYTVKNKTESIENVSYNLDRTESNLVYQDISNLENIQTSESITQLFNTLKSDSKINELWKWFVIFALLFLVIEMAILKYLK, encoded by the coding sequence ATGCAGTTTAAACACCCAGAAATTCTTTACGCATTATTTGCACTGCTTATTCCTATTATTGTTCATTTATTTCAGCTTCGTAAGTTTCAAATAGAAAAATTCACCAACGTTGCTTTTTTAAAACAAGTCAATTTACAAACCCGTAAGAGTGCGATTATAAAAAAATGGTTAACCTTACTTACAAGGTTGCTTTTATTGGCTGCCGCAATTATTGCTTTTGCACAACCGTATACTTCTAAAACCAATCGCTTAACTACCAAAACCGAGACCGTTATTTATTTAGATAACAGCTTTAGCTTACAAGCAAAAGGTACGCAAGGTCAACTACTTAAAAGAGCAATACAAGATATTATTACTGAAGTTCCCGAAGACGAAAACATATCTATTATAACCAACAACCAAACGTTTAAAAACACGACTTTAAAAGCGATTAAAAACGATTTATTGCAGTTGGAATATGCGCCAAATCAATTAAGCTATGACGCGATTCTTTTAAAAAGTAAAACCTTATTTAATAAGTATACCAATAGCATAAAGAACTTAATTTTGATTTCCGATTTTCAAGAAAAAGAGAAAAGCTTCCAACCTAAAACAGATTCGCTAATACAAATTCACGCAGTGGCTTTAAAACCAGTAAACATCAATAATGTTTCTGTCGATAGTGTTTACATTTCAAAAACCACTGCAACGAATTTAGATATCAGTGTACGATTAAAAAACACAGGAATTGCTATTGAGAACCTTCCGGTTTCCTTACTAAACGATGGAAAACTTATTGCAAAAACAGCTGTTGCTTTACAAGGCGAAGCAATTACTAGTTTTACTATTCCTGCAAACGAAAATATAAATGGAGAAATCACTATTGAAGACACACAACTTCAATTTGATAATAGTCTATTTTTTAACATCAATAAAGCTTCAAAAATTAATGTGTTAAGTATTGATAATGCCAACGATGCTTTCTTAAAACGAATTTTTACAAAAAGCGAATTTAACTATACCAGCACAAAACAAAATCAGTTAAATTATAGTGTATTTGACAAACAAAATCTTATTGTTTTAAACGAATTAAAAGAAATACCAAACGCGCTATCCACTGCACTTACTGCTTTTACAGATAATGGCGGATTCTTAATTGTAATTCCTAATGAAGAGATTACGCTTTCCTCCTACAACAATTTATTATTACAAGCAGGATTAGCCTTTAATACCAAAAAGGCTTCCGAAAAGAAAATAACGACTATTAATTATTCGCATCCTTTATATACCAATGTTTTTGATAAGCGCGTGGCTAATTTTCAATATCCGAAAGTAAATAGCTATTATACCTTCCAAACAAAAAACGCTTCGAAAGTATTACAATTTGAAGATGCTAAATCCTTTTTAGCAAACCACAAAAATGTATTTGTATTTGCTTCCGCGTTAAACGCTAAAAATTCCAATTTTATAAACTCGCCTTTAATCGTTCCTACTTTCTATAATATAGCAAAACGTAGTTTACAAATCCCTGATTTATACTATACCATCGGAAAAGAAAACAAATATGATATTGCTATTACCCTGCAACAAGATGCTATTTTATCTTTGGTCAAGGAAAACGTAAATATGATTCCGCAACAGCATTATTTTAATAATAAAGTTTCTATAATTACCAACGAAACACCAAACGAAGCAGGAATTTATACGGTAAAAAATAAAACCGAAAGCATAGAAAACGTAAGCTATAACTTAGATAGAACCGAAAGTAATTTGGTGTATCAAGATATAAGCAACCTAGAAAACATACAAACAAGTGAATCAATAACCCAATTATTTAATACTTTAAAAAGCGACTCTAAAATTAACGAGCTATGGAAATGGTTTGTTATTTTTGCACTGCTATTTTTAGTTATTGAAATGGCCATCTTAAAATATTTGAAATGA
- a CDS encoding peptidase M61 gives MKKVLAIIGLSTLLVACGTTTKTGSNDLATSTAIETALDLTKVVNDKVPVTINPGRFTAETVTYRLPRVVQGTYSVSDFGKYVDDFKAFDYKGNEIATTKLDDNSWTIANATNLDKITYYVNDTFDTESSGGIGGENPFSPAGTNIEPTNYVLNLHGFVGYFDSLKNAQYKLDVTAPTSFKRSSAIQEVGSETSKDGNTTTTSYFAPRYFDITDNPMFYGDLDVEEFQVGDIKVVLSVYSPNKVHTAASLKETMFKMMQAQKAYLGDVNATPRYDIFLYLSEGKEDSPKGFGALEHHTSTVVVMPESSPADGLAKSMTDVVAHEFFHIVTPLSVHSDDVHYFDYDQPTFSKHLWMYEGVTEYFAQHFQVYEGLMSEDEFYATMLSKIKTAANMNDTMSFTEMSENVLEEPYAPQYYNVYMKGALIGMCIDILMREESNGNRSMLSLMKELSAKYGKNKPFNDDTIIEEITAMTYPSVGEFLTTHVEGTTPIDYNAFFAKVGLELQESKVKTNYIQNDGEFIFAPNRETQTIAFSPAVANNSFWNDNGVKAGDIVKSVDGVELNMQTAQQIIGGMYAWQPGKEINVVLERDGKEIVIKTTLTQSFTTGKKLQPKADATAAQNALRNAWLKG, from the coding sequence ATGAAAAAAGTATTAGCCATTATTGGATTAAGTACGTTGTTAGTTGCTTGTGGAACTACTACCAAAACAGGGTCCAACGATTTAGCAACAAGTACAGCAATTGAAACTGCTTTAGATTTAACTAAGGTTGTTAATGATAAAGTTCCTGTGACTATTAATCCAGGACGTTTTACAGCAGAAACGGTAACGTATAGATTACCAAGAGTAGTACAAGGGACGTATTCTGTTAGTGATTTTGGAAAGTATGTAGACGATTTTAAAGCTTTTGATTACAAAGGAAATGAAATCGCTACTACTAAATTAGATGATAATTCTTGGACTATTGCAAATGCAACAAACTTAGACAAGATTACGTATTATGTTAATGATACTTTTGACACCGAAAGCTCTGGAGGAATTGGAGGAGAAAATCCTTTTTCACCAGCAGGTACAAATATTGAACCTACAAACTATGTTTTAAACTTACACGGTTTTGTTGGTTATTTTGATTCTTTAAAAAACGCACAATACAAATTAGATGTAACTGCGCCAACAAGTTTTAAACGTTCTTCTGCTATTCAAGAAGTAGGATCAGAAACAAGTAAAGATGGAAATACTACAACTACAAGTTATTTTGCACCTCGTTATTTTGATATTACAGATAACCCAATGTTTTATGGTGATTTAGATGTTGAAGAATTTCAAGTAGGAGATATTAAAGTAGTATTAAGCGTATATTCTCCAAACAAAGTACATACAGCGGCATCACTAAAAGAAACGATGTTTAAAATGATGCAAGCTCAAAAAGCATATCTAGGAGATGTGAATGCAACACCTCGTTATGATATCTTTCTTTATTTAAGTGAAGGTAAAGAAGATTCTCCTAAAGGATTTGGTGCTTTAGAGCATCATACTTCTACAGTTGTTGTAATGCCAGAAAGTTCTCCTGCAGATGGTTTAGCAAAAAGTATGACAGATGTTGTTGCTCATGAGTTTTTTCATATTGTAACTCCTTTAAGTGTACACAGTGATGATGTACATTATTTTGATTATGACCAACCAACATTCTCAAAACATTTATGGATGTATGAAGGTGTAACAGAATATTTTGCACAACACTTTCAAGTATATGAAGGTTTAATGTCAGAAGATGAGTTTTATGCAACGATGTTAAGCAAAATTAAAACTGCTGCTAACATGAATGATACGATGAGTTTTACTGAAATGAGTGAAAACGTATTAGAGGAACCTTATGCACCACAATATTATAATGTGTATATGAAAGGAGCTTTAATTGGGATGTGTATTGATATTTTAATGCGTGAAGAAAGTAACGGAAACAGAAGTATGCTTTCTTTAATGAAAGAACTTTCTGCTAAATATGGAAAAAATAAGCCTTTTAATGATGATACTATTATAGAAGAAATTACAGCAATGACATATCCATCTGTTGGGGAATTTTTAACCACACATGTGGAAGGAACTACACCAATAGATTATAACGCGTTTTTTGCTAAAGTTGGTTTAGAGTTACAAGAAAGCAAGGTGAAAACAAATTACATTCAAAACGATGGTGAATTTATATTTGCGCCAAATAGAGAAACGCAAACTATTGCTTTTTCTCCAGCAGTTGCTAATAATAGTTTCTGGAATGACAATGGTGTAAAAGCTGGTGATATTGTAAAATCTGTTGATGGCGTAGAACTTAATATGCAAACAGCGCAACAAATTATTGGTGGTATGTATGCATGGCAACCAGGAAAAGAAATTAACGTTGTACTAGAAAGAGATGGTAAAGAAATTGTTATTAAAACAACACTTACGCAGTCTTTTACAACAGGAAAAAAATTACAACCAAAAGCAGATGCTACAGCAGCACAAAATGCTTTACGTAATGCTTGGTTAAAAGGATAG
- a CDS encoding alpha/beta hydrolase, with protein sequence MTTQNLSLHHIVRESSLKENAPLLILLHGYGSDENDLFSFAAELPEELFIISVRAPQAMQPYGNAWYTIDFDATGAKWSDDEEAKQSRDLIAKFIDEATAAYPVNKDNVSLLGFSQGTILSYGVALTYPKKVKNIIALSGYINPAILPEDVETKDYSNLNFYCSHGSVDQVIPVDWARKAPVFLKSLNIKHQYSEFPVGHGVAPQNFYALKEWLNKLL encoded by the coding sequence ATGACTACACAAAACCTTTCCCTGCATCATATCGTTCGCGAATCTTCTTTAAAAGAAAATGCTCCTTTACTTATTCTACTTCATGGATATGGAAGTGATGAAAACGACTTATTTTCTTTTGCTGCCGAATTACCAGAAGAATTATTTATCATTTCTGTTAGAGCGCCTCAAGCCATGCAACCTTATGGAAACGCTTGGTACACTATTGATTTTGATGCTACTGGTGCAAAATGGAGTGATGACGAAGAAGCAAAACAATCGAGAGATCTTATTGCCAAATTTATAGATGAAGCAACCGCCGCTTATCCCGTAAATAAAGATAATGTATCCCTTTTAGGATTTAGTCAAGGAACCATTTTAAGTTATGGTGTAGCATTAACCTATCCTAAAAAAGTAAAAAACATCATTGCTTTAAGTGGTTATATAAATCCGGCTATTTTACCTGAAGATGTAGAAACTAAAGATTATAGTAATCTTAATTTTTACTGTTCTCATGGTAGTGTAGATCAAGTTATTCCTGTAGATTGGGCTAGAAAAGCACCAGTGTTTTTAAAATCTTTAAACATCAAACACCAATACAGTGAATTTCCTGTTGGTCATGGTGTTGCTCCTCAAAATTTTTATGCGCTAAAAGAGTGGTTAAACAAGTTGTTATAA